Proteins encoded by one window of Chondromyces crocatus:
- a CDS encoding SDR family NAD(P)-dependent oxidoreductase, with protein sequence MNTFDFAGKTVLLTGASMGIGEAFARELSRRGATLILVARSEAKLEALATELGNAHVIPQDLTTAGAAKRVFDAVTAKGLDVDVLINNAGFGINAAFDDIPLTTQREQIDLNVGALMELTYLFLPTIERRQGGVIQVASMASFMPCPYMAVYGATKAFVLSFGEALWAEYRPRGVRVLTLCPGATDTPFFERAGAVGGADKRARPEDVVEVGLAAFLAGRATVIQGTANYVASLSPRFLPREFTAKTMARIAKPKEPARLRAARRGA encoded by the coding sequence ATGAACACCTTCGATTTCGCCGGGAAGACCGTGCTGCTCACAGGTGCCTCCATGGGCATCGGCGAAGCCTTCGCCCGTGAGCTCTCACGCCGCGGAGCCACCCTGATCCTCGTCGCGCGCAGCGAGGCGAAGCTCGAAGCGCTCGCCACCGAGCTGGGCAACGCCCACGTGATCCCCCAGGACCTCACCACGGCCGGCGCCGCGAAGCGCGTCTTCGACGCCGTCACCGCGAAGGGGCTCGACGTCGACGTCCTCATCAACAACGCCGGCTTCGGCATCAACGCTGCCTTCGACGACATCCCCCTGACCACGCAGCGCGAGCAGATCGACCTCAACGTCGGCGCGCTCATGGAGCTGACCTACCTCTTCCTCCCGACCATCGAGCGGCGCCAGGGCGGCGTCATCCAGGTCGCCTCCATGGCGTCCTTCATGCCCTGCCCGTACATGGCGGTCTACGGCGCGACGAAGGCCTTCGTCCTCTCCTTCGGCGAAGCGCTCTGGGCCGAGTACCGCCCTCGCGGCGTCCGCGTCCTCACCCTGTGCCCGGGCGCGACGGACACCCCCTTCTTCGAGCGCGCAGGCGCCGTCGGTGGCGCCGACAAGCGAGCGCGCCCCGAGGACGTGGTGGAGGTCGGCCTCGCTGCCTTCCTTGCCGGCCGCGCCACCGTCATCCAGGGCACCGCCAACTACGTCGCCTCGCTGTCCCCCCGGTTCCTCCCCCGCGAGTTCACGGCAAAGACGATGGCGCGCATCGCGAAGCCCAAGGAGCCCGCGCGCCTCCGCGCCGCCCGCCGGGGCGCCTGA
- a CDS encoding LysR family transcriptional regulator — protein MQNEPSPPWDDLRVLLALHRHRSFLAAGKALGVSTSTAARRIAALEAALGRPLVHRSSGGTFVEPDALELVALAEQIELGLRAIRRDEGEEALSGTVRVSTGEGAVRGVTKCLCELRRLHPGLHLEILSESRLVDLARREADIGLRSGRTSSPVVVQRAVGQSHFGLYAAPSYIERRLRGGRLKTTDFERHDFVGDERMLAKAPKIAWLVKHGAKRFVVRSNSDFGVLEAAVQGQGIVLLSDLTGRATPGLVRLEVDAELPSVPVFLAYHRELRNVPRVRLVLNALDRTLREALR, from the coding sequence ATGCAAAACGAACCCTCACCGCCCTGGGACGATCTGCGTGTGCTCCTCGCGCTGCACCGGCACCGCAGCTTCCTCGCGGCGGGGAAGGCGCTGGGGGTGTCGACGTCGACGGCGGCGCGGCGGATCGCGGCGCTGGAGGCGGCGCTGGGGCGGCCGCTGGTGCACCGGAGCAGTGGAGGGACGTTCGTCGAGCCGGACGCGCTGGAGCTGGTGGCGCTCGCGGAGCAGATCGAGCTGGGGCTGCGGGCGATCCGGCGTGACGAGGGGGAGGAGGCGCTCTCCGGGACGGTGCGGGTGTCGACGGGAGAAGGGGCGGTGCGGGGGGTGACGAAGTGCCTCTGCGAGCTGCGGCGGCTGCACCCGGGGCTGCACCTGGAGATCCTGTCGGAGTCGCGGCTCGTCGATCTGGCGCGGCGCGAGGCGGACATCGGGCTGCGCTCGGGGAGGACGTCGTCGCCGGTGGTGGTGCAGCGCGCGGTCGGGCAGTCGCACTTCGGGCTGTACGCGGCGCCGAGCTACATCGAGCGGCGGCTGCGCGGGGGGCGGTTGAAGACGACGGACTTCGAGCGGCACGACTTCGTGGGCGACGAGCGGATGCTGGCGAAGGCGCCGAAGATCGCGTGGCTGGTGAAGCACGGGGCGAAGCGGTTCGTGGTGCGGTCGAACTCGGACTTCGGGGTCCTGGAGGCCGCCGTGCAAGGGCAGGGGATCGTGCTCCTGTCCGACCTCACGGGGCGCGCGACGCCCGGCCTGGTGCGGCTGGAGGTCGACGCCGAGCTGCCGTCGGTGCCGGTGTTCCTCGCCTACCACCGCGAGCTGCGGAACGTGCCACGGGTGCGGCTGGTGCTGAATGCGCTGGACAGGACGCTGCGGGAGGCGCTGCGATAG
- a CDS encoding DUF4276 family protein encodes MKVVLFVEGTTEKALPAFFKKWLDPRLPRPIGFKVVRFEGWAEYDREIERKVELNLSGKKAADVVLGLGLLDLYGPTIYPRGLATADERYDWGKAHFEKRVDHPRFRQHFAAHETEAWLLSDPSILPPAVANALPGRCAQPETVNFDEPPAKLLERLYREKLRRGYKKVIDGMNLFAALSPDTAHARCPRFRAMLDEMLAVVKQA; translated from the coding sequence ATGAAGGTCGTGCTCTTCGTCGAGGGAACCACCGAAAAGGCCTTACCTGCATTCTTCAAGAAGTGGCTCGATCCTCGCCTGCCAAGACCCATCGGGTTCAAGGTCGTCCGTTTCGAAGGATGGGCCGAGTACGATCGCGAGATCGAGAGAAAGGTCGAGCTGAATCTGTCGGGTAAAAAGGCAGCCGATGTGGTCCTGGGGCTCGGGCTGCTCGATCTCTACGGACCGACCATCTATCCCAGAGGACTCGCGACCGCAGACGAACGCTACGACTGGGGGAAAGCCCACTTCGAAAAGCGTGTCGATCATCCGAGATTCCGACAGCATTTCGCCGCCCACGAGACAGAAGCGTGGCTCCTCTCAGATCCCTCGATCCTTCCCCCAGCCGTCGCCAATGCCCTCCCGGGGCGATGCGCGCAACCTGAAACCGTGAATTTCGATGAGCCGCCAGCAAAGCTTCTGGAGCGGCTGTATCGAGAGAAGCTACGTAGAGGCTACAAGAAGGTGATCGACGGCATGAACCTCTTCGCGGCTCTTTCCCCCGACACGGCCCATGCGCGATGTCCACGCTTCCGCGCCATGCTGGACGAGATGCTCGCCGTGGTAAAACAAGCCTGA
- a CDS encoding AAA family ATPase — protein MGIQKLSIKGFRSLREITWEPGALNVIIGPNASGKSNLLRAIMLMRKAAQGELSGEVLRMGGISPLLWDSQAHEIQWSLKTDPVGVGREPIAEALTYELTLRQLGTTSAYRVEHELLGNFHLKDLGQKPAPKKFLERRPGHAVTFDFQERSLVAHEGSVPDDQTLLSLISGPFGNPLVIDFSTALSGWSIYHDVRVDQEAPLRQPAVTRMEQRVAPDGQNLIPVLHTLYTGSRDFKQRLDEAMKAAFGSDYEELVFPPASDQRVQLRIRWRSLRTEQSAANLSDGTLRFLLLCTILSSPTPGALVAIDEPEAGLHPSMMPVLAELATEAAERTQVIFTTHSPQLLDAFTETPPTITVTRWEDGATHLSIVDDEELRRWLNEYSLGALQRSGELEGMA, from the coding sequence ATGGGTATTCAGAAGCTGAGCATCAAGGGTTTCCGATCCCTGCGCGAGATCACATGGGAACCGGGCGCGCTCAATGTCATCATCGGCCCCAACGCATCGGGGAAGTCGAATCTTCTCCGTGCGATCATGCTCATGCGGAAGGCTGCGCAAGGGGAACTCTCCGGCGAGGTTCTTCGCATGGGAGGGATCTCACCCCTGCTCTGGGACAGTCAGGCTCATGAGATTCAATGGTCACTGAAGACAGACCCTGTCGGTGTCGGTCGAGAGCCGATAGCAGAGGCGCTGACCTACGAACTCACGCTGCGCCAGCTCGGAACGACCAGCGCTTATCGTGTCGAGCATGAGCTTCTGGGCAACTTCCATCTCAAGGATCTCGGCCAGAAACCTGCACCGAAGAAATTCCTCGAACGCAGGCCGGGACATGCGGTCACCTTCGACTTCCAGGAGAGGAGCCTCGTCGCCCACGAGGGAAGCGTGCCTGATGACCAGACTCTTTTGTCGTTGATCTCGGGTCCTTTCGGGAACCCTCTGGTCATCGATTTCAGTACAGCACTCTCGGGATGGTCCATCTATCACGACGTACGGGTGGACCAGGAGGCCCCCCTCCGTCAGCCAGCCGTCACCAGAATGGAACAGCGGGTCGCTCCCGATGGTCAGAACCTGATCCCCGTGCTGCACACGCTCTATACAGGGAGCCGCGATTTCAAGCAGAGGCTCGACGAGGCCATGAAGGCCGCATTCGGTAGCGATTATGAGGAACTCGTCTTTCCCCCTGCCTCCGATCAGCGTGTCCAGCTCCGCATACGATGGCGCTCTCTTCGCACCGAGCAATCTGCGGCGAACCTCTCGGATGGAACCCTCCGCTTCCTGCTCCTCTGCACCATCCTGAGCAGCCCTACCCCGGGTGCGCTCGTCGCGATCGACGAACCCGAAGCTGGCCTGCACCCGAGCATGATGCCGGTTCTGGCAGAGCTGGCCACGGAAGCGGCGGAACGAACCCAGGTCATTTTCACGACGCACTCACCTCAGCTCCTCGATGCGTTCACGGAGACCCCCCCAACAATCACGGTGACCCGCTGGGAAGATGGCGCAACCCATCTCTCGATCGTGGACGACGAAGAACTACGCCGATGGTTGAATGAATACAGCCTCGGTGCGCTACAGCGCTCTGGAGAACTCGAGGGAATGGCATGA